A stretch of DNA from Anopheles nili chromosome 2, idAnoNiliSN_F5_01, whole genome shotgun sequence:
tctgCCTCCGGAGACAGAGGCTCTAACAATGGCAAAAGAAATGCTTCTGGTTGACGaatcatttttcgtttttttggaGGGGATTTTATGCATACATTTCTCCAATGAGCCTCATTTGCCTGCCATTTGCCTCATCTCCTGGGAGAGGCCATGACCGCAGGGCACccgtggtgcatttttcccgcccattaCCACCCAATGATGCGCAACCACCGTCGCAGGGTTGAGCCACCCTCCTCGGGGGATGCTCCAAAACGCTACGCAACTCCGCAACCATTTATAGACCCGCGTGGTgacgcacccacacacctgAATGAGaagcacacgaaacgaaaccttGCCGGTCTGGAAAATGACAGCTTTTCCGAGGTGCGTCGCTGGGATGTGGCTTTGCAGACATTTTCGCCTACTTCgatgcgcgcgtgtgtgtgtgtgcgtgctcggatgattatttatttgtttcagcatgtttttttttctcctttcctattaattttcctccattgCCCAAAGCAACACGCGGGTGCGGGTGCGAGTGCGGCTCGTTTCTGCAGATCGGTAGTAGCGAGGGTGCACAACGAGAGGATCGCTTCGAGCATGAAGCAAACAATTACACTGTAACGCCGTAAGCCGCGAATCCGTCTTGCGCGAGTCTGTTCACGCCACGCGGGCACGTTGCTGCGTAATTTCGCGGGTCAGTCAGTCACTCGTTCAGTGGAGGCGCAtcgaattgtttttttttctcttttggtTACCGACGGAGggaaaagagataaaaatgcGCCCAACCCCATGCGGCTCCTTTTTCGCGccagcgtgcgtgtgcgttacGAGTTCGGTGCACACCTACGCAGCAGCATCTTCAGTCTGCGGCCAGCAAGTAGAGCTAATTAGAGGCTCAATTATATTTCTTAATCCAACCCCCGCTCCTTTCATCTCACCGGCCTCCTCCGACCGCGTGTCCGAGGTGGCGCTGAgaggatgggtggaaaatttcgatCGAATAAAATCGACGATTTTTTCCTCGAGCAAGCACGTACGTTTCAGGAAAGCTATCGcgaggaagcgaacaaaaaaacccttttcgaGGTGTTGTAATTGTGCGCCAAGGCGGTGGTGTAGAAACATCACATGAATAAACCGAATTGTGAATTTGAGATCAAAGTTCAACGTATCAACCGTAACAAATTAGATCGTAAAGTTCCAAAGccaaaggtaaaaaaaatcaacgactCAAAGATGGCAAGCGTTCACATATTGTtggataaattaattaactgAAAACGTGTTCGACCATCTGCTCGGGACGGGGTTTTCGCGGAGAAGCGATAAACCACCAACCAAGGAGTCAATTAAACCGCCGGCAACCCTTTCACAGCTTTTGATGTCTAACGAGGGCTCGGTTCCATACCTCATCTGGCTGTACCTCATTAGAGCATCAGGTGTCTCCTGCTCCACTTGCTCGCCTTACACTGGCTTTCTTCGGGCCGTCGAGTACAAGTTGCGGTTGGCACCCGTCGTTGGCCTTGTCCCTAATTTTGGCTACCTTACCGCGAGACCTTCGCCTGCCGTCGGATTTGGCATCGAAATTGAAGTTCTAAGCAGACGGTGCGATCAGCTTGCGCGATTATTACACCTGCCAACAgcgggtggagagaaaaataagacgagaaaaaaaaaggaatcaggTAACGTGCCGAAACCGCACGCGCATATCATCACCGTTTGCAAAAGCTGCCGAGAAATTGGCGGGTCTCGGTGAGTGCCAAACGACGGTCGTAAGGTCCTCGATTGCCATATTGGACGCGGTGCAAAAAAACCAGTTGCGATTGTGCAACACCAACCGGAGCGATGATCGACCTGTGGAGCAATTGAGCTGACTCCTCCAACAGGCAAAACCCAGCACAGGTGAAGCAGATGCTCCCAGGATTTCAGGTCGGGAATGGAACAACTTTCATCTTTAAGATCGATAAGATCGTGCCGCTTCGAAGCCAACCCGTGGCTcgtaaaaatgcaatttagaAATGTCCCTAACCACCCAAACGGCCTGCGGTGCGGCGTTTGTGGAAAACCGGCTTTTCCCGAGGCCAAACGGCCGAGATCCAGCGTGGTGTACATCACGCGATCGCGACCGCTTCCTGCTTGGCAACTTTTTCTACGACTTTTCGGTCACCCCTTTGGGTTGGCcgattccgtttcgtttcgtcgtgACCTAACCGTCGGTGAAGTTTTCACGCCTCCTGATGCCGAGCGTTTCTCGTGTGTAAATTCTCGCGCGCACGTTCCGAGCGGGTTGCCATTTCTCCTACGCCACGGACACTCGATTCCGGGGTCGGGTGCGTCAATTCGGACAGGCTTACACAACCTCGGAACGCGAGCTTGGTGCTGCTGATAGAATGCAACATTGCGAACGTTTGGGGGAAGCCCAAGAgagccgaagaaaaaaaggctggaAAAGCGTCAGCATATCACCCGGCAGTGGGTCGGATTCGGAGCCCAAGAAAAAGAGCTCAAATTTCTTCGTTCCAGCCACTGCAGTAGTTGGGATGAAAGTTGTTCTTCGCTAAAGCGAACCCAGCGGCCAGCTGGGCGTGGTGTGGTCTGCTAGGCCACCGTCAGTTTGTGGGCTCATTGAACGGCTTCGATTAAATAATCAGTTATCGGTATCACATCCAACGTGGGAAGGTCTCGGAGAAATACGCCGCCCCGTTAGAGCTGATTTACATAATGCGTGGTCAGCCTGGCGGTGGGAGGTTGGCTCTGGGGTAGAGACAACATCGTCGTAAAAGATTTCGCATAATCGCACTCTCCATTTCGCTCGAAATGGGTTCAACGAGAGCGCAGCGATGCGAAAGGAGTCGGCGATTTCGGCGAATTCGAAAATTGCTCTAGTTTgcagggttgtttttttgaaattcGCCATGCGTTGCGCACCGACCGAATGCTGATCACGCACGTGCCCACCGAAAGTGCACCTTTTCCTGCAATTCGCGAGTCGAAAATCACGTGTTTGCGGTGTCTGGGCGCCATTATCGGTAATGCACGTCAACGCGGCGGTGGAgatcgtttttttattgtttcgttcGCGCTTTAACGACGTGGTTTAACACGCAGGAAGCGATCGAGTAGTTCGAAATCGATTTCCCCGACGATCAGCGTGGGGttaatttttccaccgctAGTTTATCGCACAACTGCTAATCGCTGGTTGGAACATGACACAGGTGCATGATAGAAAATGGTTGGGAAAGTGAGACTAACTATTCAAATGAGTCCTGCTATCGGAATTTCGAAATGTGTTGTTTCTAGTTGGACAGacaaacgaatgaaaacatGGCAACTAAGTACTTATCAAGTGTGTATTCATCTTTTGGTTGTTTTATATTGGCTACGgtttaaaataacaaataaattttGCAATGCATAACAGAGAAGATAATTACCGAAAATCCCGCGGTTGTACGATGCACGGTACATTTGaatcattttcaccattttcaccaTGATACGCTGGTTGCATACTTTTAGGGGTAGTCATTAACCCTTATGCTCGTTCAGGCTACAAATGCATTTGAGCATTGcacattttttatgatttgtgtGCAATGTGCAGGAACTAAACAAACTTAATTATAGTTTGCCATAGTGGcgtgtggtttcgttttcaaattgtaaattttaaatgaatgtttccaaaattttccaaacgaattttatttcaacactATCGTCttcttattttcttccttcttccgCAGTTGCTTCTAGTGTCGGTGGCACTGGCTGCCGGTGAGAAGAAACTCGAGAAACGGCCCACTAAGAAAGCTTACTCGCTGAAACCTACCAAATCGCCCAAATCAATCATCGAAGAATTCACCGCTCTACCGCCGGCCGACGTTGATTTCATTAAGGAGCTCGACCGCCAGTTCCGCGAGCATGGCAACAAAATTCGCATCAAAGTCGAGCGCAGCAACGCGACGGACGGCAAAAACATCAAGCGCACAATCGAGGGTGATCTGGGGTAAGTATCTACGACAGAGAATGGCCTCTCTCTGGCTGACAACAGCTCATTAATGGCGACGTACAATTCGTTTCTTTTTAGATACGGTCATTACAGCAATCAGCCCGATTCGGGGTATCATTTTTCCAAGCCGAAATATATGATCTACCCATACTCGCAACACGACATCCCGCCAGTCCGATCGACCCACAGCACGGTTCAAGAGACGGTGACCGACATCGAGATAACGCCTTCGCACAGTTACGAGCTTAAACCGATCGAGGAGGTGTATCAGGTCTACCCGACCCAGCAGTACGCACaagaacagcaacagcagcagtactacTATCACCACAGCAGTCCTGCTCAGGGTCACCAGCAAACGAGGCAGTTGTTCCACCAACAAGAGGATACACCTGTGATTGTGTTGAAGATTCCCGGACCATCCAAATATGCGGCCCATTTGCAGGCGCTGTTGCAGCAGTACCTCGAGATACGTGCCGCCCAACTATACAAGGAGCTGGAGGAGCATGAatatcaacaacagcaacagctgcagctacagcatcagcagcaacatcagcagcactATGTGCAGGAACAAGAcgtccaccatcaccatcatctgcagcagcagcaacaacagcagcaacaggagcAGCAGGAACATGAGCAACATCACGGGCATCATACGAAGACGAAGTACAGCCAACCAGATCCTGTCTATCCTACCGAGATCGCTTATGTCCCGATGATCCGTACTAGCCAGAACACGTACGTTCCGTTGCCGGAGCAGTACTACGATACACCGAAGCCTGCATCACCACGACCGACTAAACACCGCAAGACGACGGTGACACCGACTCACGTGGCGTACCACAGCACAGTGCAACCAGAGCCAGCCTACCACTATCAGACGTACCATCCGGAGCATCAGCAACATGTTCAGGAGCCAGGTCACGCTCAGATCCAGTACCAGTACGTGTCCCAGCCAGCTCCAGCCCATGAGGAAGAGCACGAGCCGCAGTACGTCTACGAGAAGCCGGTAGTCAACTTCGTCACACCAGTGCCCGAAGAAGCTCATCATTCGCACCCGGATCCgtatcagcagcaacagcaacatcaccaccagccTCCGAAGAAGTATCCGAACTTTGCCGAataccatcaccatcatcgaccacagcagcagcaggaagaagAGTACCTGCCTGAGCCTAAGCTGGTTGAGAATTATCCAAGCCACAAGCATACGCGCGTGATCTACAAGAGCCCATCGTTGAAGGCGGAATTGCAGCAGGAAGTTGCTGAAGAGGAGCAACACGAGCAGCACtatcaccaccagcagcaggaggtGGTTCACGTTCCCCAGCAGCACCATgcacaccatcaccagcaacagcagcagcaccagcagcagtacatcCTTCAAGAGGTGTATCCTTCGCAGGCGTCTTATTTCGAGGACAAGTCGTTCGTCGAGTCGGCAGGTGCACAGGTGACAACAGACCGTAGCGAGACGGTAACGCCTCACTACAACACTGAGCCTGTGGTGGCGATCACGCAGAAGCCCAAACGCCTCTACAACTACCACGCGCACTCATCTTCTGGCCATCACGGATCAGGTGGATCTCGAGGATCTCGCATGGCAGCTGGTGGAGGTCGAACAAGGACCGGAGCTTCTGGTGCGAAGGGTTCAAGCAAGCGGGACGCTGCGTCACCCTACACCGAGGAAGAGTTCCGTAAGGTGAACAAGATGGTGCAGCGTATGAAAAAGAAGAGCCGCACAACGCCGTCGGACGATCCTGGTGTGACCGTCAGAAGCTCCACTAGTCCGAGTCCACGAATGAGCGCGTAGGTGTCATCGTCCTTTAGCCTTTTAGCCTGTTATCGCTTTAGCCGATTAGTGTACTTTAGTGAATCCTGCTGAGATCGTTGCATACATTTCACCATGGCAAGACCCTTACGATCGTCAATCGGAATGATGTCTTGAGAACGTGCAGGATCAATGCGAAGGAGGTTGACATCGTTGGGTACCTGTTCACTGTTGCTGTGGCGCTTTTGACAGTGCCTTATCTGGTtttgtatttaaattattagCAGTTACCAGTGTCCTCCGTAGACAGAGCGTTCCTTCCTAGTAAGCCCCAGTCACGGCTGGTGCACATTTGATGTAGTAGCGCTGGAGAAGTCGTCGaggaaaaaattgtttattaaTGCATCAAgatggaagcgaaagaaagagattaCGGAACAGACGACGTGAGCAGAGCAGCGTAAATGTAAACGAACCACTTACCAGttattgaataaatttgtAGATAATCGACCTATGACATGATGAGTCGTTTTTCCTGTGTTTTCCTTCACATTCGCAGATGCAGTGAACTGCATCGACTGCAAATGGTGCACAATTGAGTTGAATTATTGAATGCGCTTTAATTCCTCATTTCTCGCGGCGAAGGGACGCCACTGGTGATCGTTACAaatcgcttcttttttttcaaacagtAGCCACCTCCGGGTGAGTTTCACTTCACAACTAATTCCTCCAAAATGGCAGCGCTGGTCCAATGGCgcggcacgcacgcacgagccAATCCACCTGGGCGGGACATGACGTGTGGCGTtccgttttaaaaatattgaaaattcTTTCTCGAACCGTAAAGCACCACCGCAAAGTCctgccattttccacgtgaaagtgaaacagcATAGCATGCGGCCGAGGGAGACGCGCCGGAAACCGCCACCGTTCAGTAACCTCCGTTGGTGAATGAAAACGAAGCGCATACCACGAACGGCAAACAGCCACCAGGCTTCGAGCTCGTTCCTGCGGTTGGAAATTGTTTGTGCGAGCTGAACATTATGCTTCGCCGTAGCATGCTGATTAGCTCATTGCGCGAGCGAAcatgatttaattatttatattgTTCCGATAACCGGtcggtgagggttttttttctttgtttcaaaAGGGTGGCTTTATCAGGTGTGATGGTTTGATCGTTTGAAAATAATTGACGCAAATTAGAAAAGCTGTTTTCGAGCGTAGAGCAGCGGTTGAGTAAGTTGGTAGGTTGGTTATTTGAAACAACTATCTCAATTTATGCTTAGGTAGACGATGCAATTTCCTCGACATTCGTACTAATACGTACCGATCGTGTATTAATCAAACGAACCGATCGTTGTATGATTATCTTATTTGCTTctattattttgcttttcttaTAAGCGCACTAGAAGGAGCAAAGAGTTGTCATGACAGcagaattaaaaaaacaaatgcaaaaaaaaggaaacgcgctAACTGACTTCCATCTCACTGTGGGATCATCGCCTGAGCCACGAATGGAGTGGACTAAGTGGACTAAGCTTgcacgaacgcacacacgcaaggaCGCGTGCACGCAAATGGCGCCCAAATGATGCACTTTCTTCATCAAACCGGGCAGCTCCGAGAATAGGCTACCGTTTAACAGCCCGTTGGGCTCGAATCGAAACTCCAAGGAGCCCAGCTGCCGTGATGTGTGCGCGGCGCATAAAAGTAAAATTagatgctcttttttttgtttgcttctcctCGCAATCTGAAAATCGAACACCGAAAGCGCACTTTCGGGCTCATTCCGGACCGGAGGATCTTGCACCCTTTTTGTAGTGCAGCCGCAAGGGGATTGGCCTGTTCGAGCGATTGATTTTCGTATCGAACGGAACGGCAGCGGCGGCAAATTGCATGATCGTTTGGGGGTTTGCGCTAATCAAGAGATTGGCGGTTGGATTGATGACCATGCCCTGGTGCTAGGAAAGCGGAGTACCTCCTGACGGGCAATTGCGTAATTTATGAGCTGTAACTAAGCAAGCAAATTGGGCGGAAAAGGTTTAACAGAAAGCCAAGCGATCGGTGGTTGGGTTTCTGTTTAGTTGCTTGTGATAAAGAGCTGGCTAATCAATCTGTAGTACTTTTAGTACATCAAACTAGCTCAAACTGCTTCATTAGTACTTCACACTCGGTACTTTTGACAAATTGCACTAGACCACTGTAATTGATTGTTATCGATAAATGCCCGGAAAATTCATCCATCAACTTGTGATGACAAAATATTTTATCCTTTCAACGACCCCCTTCATCAAAACGTGGCTGGACACAAATCAGCAAGCATAAAATTGACTCCCTCGCTAGCAGCATCGCTCAAAATGAATCCTTCAAGCGTGGTGAGGATTCCGCCGCCTACTAACGCCAAAGGACAACCCAACCGCGGAGCTTCCAGGCGTCACAGAAACAATTCAACAACCTCAAAACACACGCCATCTACGACCAGCCGGTAGCATTGCCCTATTGCATGGGCGATAAATCCCTGCCCTTGCTCTCATGTCTGCATTCGCATGCACCGAGACTGTTAATCCTGACAGACTGAGGAACCCCaggcgagagagcgagagcgtacgataagaaaaaaaaagagatccAATCCGCGGCTCTTCACATGAAAGGAAAATCTTCAGTTCGCAAAGCGCGCggcggaaaaataaacacctcCACACCggggcgaaggaaaacccctCGTTCCTTTCCCGGAGCTaggaaggtggaaaatgcaccgagGGAGGGAAGGAGGGCGGCTGCTAACAAACGGTCGAGATGCCAAAgacttttcttctcgcgctcaGTGTGGCGTTAAGGCTTTGCGCCGGTGTAAGGGGcgatttctttttcgcctaTTTTTCCACGCAAATTGGGTGctcgcgtgtgcgcgcgaCAGAGCACGAAAACCAGCGTAATCgcgagagatagcgagagagcgagaaggagagaCGGCCACTGGCCCCGTGCGGATTTTGAACGGATCCTCCAGGGTGGGATGTACCGACCGGGTTTTTGGAGAGTTTATATAAAACGCACTCGGCC
This window harbors:
- the LOC128720198 gene encoding transcription factor SPT20 homolog gives rise to the protein MRWQIVLLLVSVALAAGEKKLEKRPTKKAYSLKPTKSPKSIIEEFTALPPADVDFIKELDRQFREHGNKIRIKVERSNATDGKNIKRTIEGDLGYGHYSNQPDSGYHFSKPKYMIYPYSQHDIPPVRSTHSTVQETVTDIEITPSHSYELKPIEEVYQVYPTQQYAQEQQQQQYYYHHSSPAQGHQQTRQLFHQQEDTPVIVLKIPGPSKYAAHLQALLQQYLEIRAAQLYKELEEHEYQQQQQLQLQHQQQHQQHYVQEQDVHHHHHLQQQQQQQQQEQQEHEQHHGHHTKTKYSQPDPVYPTEIAYVPMIRTSQNTYVPLPEQYYDTPKPASPRPTKHRKTTVTPTHVAYHSTVQPEPAYHYQTYHPEHQQHVQEPGHAQIQYQYVSQPAPAHEEEHEPQYVYEKPVVNFVTPVPEEAHHSHPDPYQQQQQHHHQPPKKYPNFAEYHHHHRPQQQQEEEYLPEPKLVENYPSHKHTRVIYKSPSLKAELQQEVAEEEQHEQHYHHQQQEVVHVPQQHHAHHHQQQQQHQQQYILQEVYPSQASYFEDKSFVESAGAQVTTDRSETVTPHYNTEPVVAITQKPKRLYNYHAHSSSGHHGSGGSRGSRMAAGGGRTRTGASGAKGSSKRDAASPYTEEEFRKVNKMVQRMKKKSRTTPSDDPGVTVRSSTSPSPRMSA